The Rickettsia helvetica genome has a segment encoding these proteins:
- a CDS encoding M24 family metallopeptidase: MTKIRINLLRNLFSKYNIDGYIIPSNDKYMSEYVPDYAKRLEYITGFTGSNGMAIICKDTALFFTDGRYLEQASKELDLQIFKIFNLKDISTTLDKDTKIGYDSELFTYPTISNLILLDPAVKPQDDNLCKINGNLVDKIWQNQPLEPSSKVYLHDIKFAGVSHTDKISKCCEIALSSRGLTAGSNNYMDTVVKQLDDNTEDFALVILDSSSICWLLNLRASDVAYTPLMFAKVIVTSTKLYLFIDPTRIDAEIIDARPEITILPEKEFENILRDSENIFIDDTIASVHIMDLIADKKVQKITDPCLMLKACKNDVEIKHAIDFHIKDAVALCEFFADLDKCVIPRLDHGISEHSVQHKIPLQARGMTKTITEHILGLRLTEYRAKQEGYVSDSFPTICGFQENSAIIHYRADQKTAKKIRVLPSIGQGILLIDSGGQYSGATTDITRTIMVGTPTDEQKKRYTQVLKGHIALAKAKFPKNIVTGAHLDILARQYLWQEMLDYPHGTGHGVGSFLSVHEGPQSINLRNKTVLKAGMILSNEPGFYIPGKYGIRIENLMYVKENSEWLEFETLSLVPYASKLIDVKLLNIDEINYIKEYYNKIKIQIYSLLSSNAQNWLNNEINLFLQSLL, from the coding sequence ATGACAAAAATCCGAATTAATCTACTTAGAAACTTATTTTCAAAATATAATATAGACGGTTATATAATACCGTCTAACGATAAATATATGAGCGAATATGTACCGGATTATGCTAAAAGGCTTGAATATATCACAGGTTTTACCGGCTCAAACGGTATGGCTATTATATGTAAAGATACTGCATTATTTTTTACTGATGGGCGTTATTTAGAGCAAGCAAGTAAAGAGCTTGATCTGCAAATTTTTAAGATTTTTAACTTAAAAGATATATCCACAACATTAGATAAAGATACTAAAATAGGATATGATTCTGAATTATTTACTTATCCTACTATATCAAATTTAATTTTACTAGATCCTGCGGTCAAGCCGCAAGATGACAATTTGTGCAAAATTAACGGAAATTTAGTTGATAAGATTTGGCAAAATCAGCCTCTAGAACCAAGCTCTAAAGTTTATTTACATGATATTAAATTTGCGGGTGTTAGTCATACTGATAAAATAAGTAAATGTTGTGAAATTGCATTGTCATCCCGTGGCTTGACCGCAGGATCTAATAATTATATGGATACCGTGGTCAAGCAACTAGATGACAACACTGAGGACTTTGCCTTAGTCATTCTTGATAGCTCCTCCATATGCTGGTTACTAAATTTGCGGGCTAGTGACGTTGCCTATACACCTTTAATGTTTGCAAAAGTAATTGTTACATCTACAAAATTATATCTATTTATCGATCCTACAAGAATTGATGCCGAAATTATTGATGCACGTCCTGAAATAACGATTTTACCGGAAAAAGAATTTGAAAATATTTTAAGAGATAGCGAAAATATTTTTATTGATGATACTATAGCCTCTGTTCATATAATGGACTTAATAGCTGATAAAAAAGTACAGAAAATTACCGATCCATGCTTAATGCTTAAAGCTTGTAAGAACGATGTAGAAATTAAACATGCAATCGATTTTCATATTAAAGATGCAGTAGCTTTATGTGAGTTTTTTGCTGATTTGGATAAATGTGTCATCCCGCGGCTTGACCACGGGATCTCAGAACACAGTGTGCAGCACAAGATCCCGCTACAAGCTCGCGGGATGACAAAGACTATAACCGAACACATCCTCGGTTTAAGGCTTACAGAGTATCGAGCTAAACAAGAGGGGTATGTTTCGGATAGTTTTCCAACTATTTGCGGATTTCAGGAAAATAGTGCCATTATTCATTATAGAGCTGACCAAAAAACTGCTAAGAAAATTAGAGTTCTTCCTTCTATAGGGCAGGGGATATTACTAATTGATTCCGGCGGTCAATATAGTGGTGCTACTACCGATATAACTCGAACAATCATGGTAGGTACGCCGACCGATGAGCAGAAAAAGCGTTATACGCAAGTACTTAAAGGACATATTGCTTTAGCTAAAGCCAAATTCCCTAAAAATATTGTTACAGGGGCTCATCTTGATATACTCGCTCGGCAATATTTATGGCAAGAAATGCTAGATTATCCACACGGTACAGGACATGGAGTAGGGAGCTTCTTAAGCGTCCATGAAGGACCGCAAAGCATAAATCTTCGTAATAAAACCGTACTTAAAGCAGGTATGATCTTATCTAATGAACCTGGATTTTATATTCCAGGAAAATACGGAATTAGAATCGAAAATTTAATGTATGTAAAAGAAAATAGCGAATGGCTTGAGTTTGAGACCTTAAGCTTAGTACCTTATGCTAGTAAATTAATTGATGTGAAACTACTTAATATTGATGAAATAAACTATATCAAGGAATATTATAATAAAATTAAAATCCAAATTTATTCGTTATTATCGTCAAATGCTCAAAATTGGCTTAATAATGAAATAAATTTATTTTTACAATCATTATTGTAA
- a CDS encoding APC family permease, which yields MSQKLGFWAVFALVTGSQIGTSVFILPLSLAPFGIYSIWGWVLSLFGAMSIALVFSCLCAKFPKTGGPHVYVRESFRDKIAFFTGWTYWVISFVSTSIVVISAIGYLTPFFKSQAILDLILQIILLGAITVLNLKGPEVAGKAEFYLTLLKFVPLLVVGLAALSHFNIDNIAIAEEVESLSIPTIMGRVALLTFWGFIGIECATTTAGAVKDPAKTIPRAIMLGTFCVAVLYIINSIGIMGLIPASELISSKAPYADAAALLFGGKWSSVIAVIASIICIGTLNAWVLTSGQIALGLAEDGLLPKFFAKKNSNNAPTHGIIVSCLGIVPLLVFTANDNFAKQITQIIDFSVIAFLFVYLICSLAFLKVILSSKENFSYYYLLIVMISIIFCSWVIYETPVKTLIIASSFTILGIPLYYGWYKCHSRL from the coding sequence ATGTCACAAAAATTAGGTTTTTGGGCGGTTTTTGCCTTAGTAACCGGCAGTCAAATCGGTACTAGCGTTTTTATATTGCCATTAAGTTTAGCACCATTCGGTATATACAGCATTTGGGGCTGGGTACTTTCATTATTCGGTGCTATGAGTATAGCACTGGTATTCTCTTGCTTATGTGCAAAATTTCCTAAAACAGGCGGTCCGCACGTTTATGTACGGGAAAGTTTCAGGGATAAAATAGCTTTTTTCACCGGTTGGACTTATTGGGTTATATCCTTTGTCAGTACAAGTATAGTAGTCATTTCGGCAATAGGCTATCTAACACCTTTTTTTAAATCACAAGCGATTTTAGATTTAATATTACAGATAATATTATTAGGTGCTATTACGGTTTTAAATTTAAAAGGTCCTGAAGTAGCAGGAAAAGCAGAGTTTTATTTAACTCTCTTAAAATTTGTTCCGCTGCTTGTGGTAGGTTTAGCTGCATTATCTCATTTTAATATAGATAATATAGCTATTGCCGAGGAAGTAGAGAGTTTAAGCATTCCGACCATTATGGGAAGAGTTGCACTTCTTACTTTTTGGGGATTTATCGGCATTGAGTGTGCAACTACTACGGCAGGAGCGGTAAAAGATCCGGCTAAGACTATTCCAAGAGCTATAATGCTCGGAACTTTCTGCGTAGCGGTTTTATATATTATTAATAGTATAGGTATAATGGGGCTAATCCCTGCTTCTGAACTTATTAGTTCTAAAGCTCCTTATGCTGATGCTGCTGCATTATTATTTGGGGGTAAATGGTCAAGCGTAATTGCGGTTATAGCTTCTATAATATGTATTGGTACGCTTAATGCTTGGGTACTAACTAGCGGACAGATAGCCCTAGGACTTGCCGAAGATGGATTATTACCGAAATTTTTTGCTAAGAAAAATAGCAATAACGCTCCAACTCACGGAATTATTGTAAGCTGTCTTGGCATTGTGCCGTTATTAGTCTTTACGGCAAATGATAATTTTGCCAAGCAGATCACACAAATAATAGATTTCTCGGTAATAGCGTTCTTATTCGTCTATTTAATTTGTAGCTTAGCATTTTTAAAAGTAATTCTTAGTTCAAAAGAAAATTTTTCTTATTATTATTTACTTATAGTTATGATATCTATTATCTTTTGTAGTTGGGTTATCTATGAAACACCTGTTAAAACTCTGATTATAGCTAGTTCCTTTACTATCCTTGGTATTCCTTTGTATTATGGATGGTATAAATGTCATTCCCGTCTATGA
- a CDS encoding LysM peptidoglycan-binding domain-containing protein, with protein MSNRIAKVYTVKSGDTLSYITTKNGLTVNQLLTIPNNEQFKANPDKIYPGNKVKVSYTVKSGDTLSKISQNYGTSVQDLVKYNSISDPNHIKVGWEISFSGDSHDFY; from the coding sequence ATGTCAAATCGCATCGCTAAAGTTTATACAGTGAAATCAGGTGATACTTTATCATATATTACTACAAAAAATGGTCTAACAGTTAACCAATTGCTAACTATTCCAAATAACGAACAGTTTAAAGCTAATCCTGATAAGATTTATCCAGGGAATAAAGTAAAAGTAAGCTATACAGTAAAATCAGGAGACACTTTATCAAAAATTTCACAAAATTATGGTACTTCTGTTCAGGATTTAGTTAAATATAATAGTATAAGCGACCCTAATCATATCAAAGTAGGCTGGGAGATTTCATTTTCCGGTGATTCGCATGATTTTTATTGA
- a CDS encoding iron-sulfur cluster assembly accessory protein translates to MKNIISLTDSAAKQVKLLIEKRAKPTFGIRVGVKSGGCAGQTYYVEYADSKNQFDEVVEEKGVRVLINPKALMYILGSEMDYVETKFKSQFTFTNPNEKANCGCGKSFSV, encoded by the coding sequence ATGAAAAATATTATTTCATTAACCGATTCTGCTGCAAAGCAAGTAAAATTGCTAATAGAAAAACGAGCCAAGCCTACCTTTGGTATTAGGGTAGGAGTTAAGTCAGGCGGTTGTGCCGGTCAGACTTATTACGTTGAATATGCCGATAGTAAAAATCAATTCGATGAAGTAGTTGAAGAAAAGGGCGTGCGGGTACTAATCAACCCAAAGGCATTAATGTATATTCTAGGTTCTGAAATGGACTATGTAGAGACTAAATTCAAATCCCAATTCACTTTCACCAATCCCAACGAAAAAGCTAATTGCGGCTGCGGCAAATCCTTTAGCGTATAA
- the iscU gene encoding Fe-S cluster assembly scaffold IscU codes for MAYSKKVIDHYENPRNVGSLDKENKNVGTGLVGAPACGDVMKLQIEVDDDGIITDAKFKTFGCGSAIASSSLVTEWVKGRSVEDAETIKNTEIAKELSLPPVKLHCSLLAEDAIKAAIADYKQKKESKKDS; via the coding sequence ATGGCTTATAGCAAAAAAGTGATAGATCATTATGAAAATCCGCGTAATGTTGGATCGCTTGATAAAGAAAATAAAAATGTCGGTACAGGACTAGTTGGAGCTCCTGCTTGCGGTGATGTTATGAAGTTACAAATCGAAGTTGATGATGACGGGATTATTACAGATGCTAAATTTAAAACATTTGGCTGCGGTTCGGCTATTGCTTCAAGTTCTTTAGTAACGGAGTGGGTTAAAGGAAGATCAGTAGAAGATGCCGAAACTATTAAAAATACTGAAATAGCAAAAGAATTGTCACTTCCACCGGTAAAATTACATTGCTCACTACTTGCTGAAGATGCAATAAAAGCAGCTATAGCTGATTACAAACAGAAAAAAGAAAGCAAAAAAGACTCTTAA
- a CDS encoding IscS subfamily cysteine desulfurase gives MNPQLNNLTLPIYMDYQATTPLDPRVMEVMLPYFTTKFGNPHSRSHSFGWEAENAVEEARSRVARLIGADTKEIIFTSGATESNNLAIKGIAKFYGNKKNHIITVVSEHKCVLDACRHLEQEGIKITYLPIKPNGIIDLETLKNAITDQTMLVSVMAVNNEIGVIQPLKEIGKICRERGVFFHSDIAQGFGKIPIDVNEFNIDLASISGHKIYGPKGIGALYVRKKPRVRVTPLINGGGQERGMRSGTLPTPLIVGLGMAAEIAYSEMEKDTKHVNYLFDRFLNNIHSRISEVYLNGDKDQRYKGNLNLSFAGVEGESIILAIKDLAVSSGSACTSASLEPSYVLRSMGIGEELAHTSIRFGIGRFTTEQEINYAVNFICSKIDKLRELSPLWEMMQEGIDLKKIKWAAH, from the coding sequence ATGAACCCACAATTAAACAATTTAACCTTACCGATATATATGGATTATCAGGCAACAACACCGCTAGATCCAAGGGTAATGGAAGTAATGTTGCCCTATTTTACTACCAAATTTGGGAATCCTCATTCACGTAGCCATTCTTTCGGCTGGGAAGCAGAAAACGCCGTTGAAGAGGCAAGGAGTAGGGTAGCAAGGTTAATAGGAGCGGATACTAAAGAAATTATTTTTACCTCCGGTGCAACTGAATCTAATAACCTTGCAATAAAGGGAATAGCAAAATTTTACGGTAATAAGAAAAATCATATTATTACCGTAGTCAGTGAACATAAATGCGTACTTGACGCTTGCAGGCATTTAGAGCAAGAAGGGATAAAAATCACATACTTACCGATTAAACCAAATGGAATAATCGATTTAGAAACTCTAAAAAATGCTATTACTGATCAGACTATGTTAGTTTCAGTTATGGCGGTTAATAATGAAATAGGTGTTATTCAGCCTTTAAAGGAAATCGGGAAAATTTGCCGTGAAAGAGGCGTTTTTTTTCATTCCGATATTGCTCAAGGTTTTGGTAAAATTCCAATTGATGTTAACGAGTTTAATATTGATCTTGCCAGTATCTCAGGACATAAAATTTACGGTCCGAAAGGAATAGGGGCATTATATGTAAGGAAAAAACCTCGTGTGCGTGTTACGCCGCTCATAAACGGTGGCGGGCAGGAGAGAGGTATGCGTTCAGGTACGCTACCGACTCCTTTAATCGTAGGGCTTGGCATGGCTGCTGAAATAGCGTATAGTGAGATGGAAAAAGATACTAAGCACGTAAATTACTTGTTCGACAGATTTTTAAATAATATACATAGCCGAATTTCGGAAGTTTATTTAAACGGCGATAAAGATCAAAGATATAAAGGCAATCTAAATCTAAGCTTTGCTGGAGTAGAGGGGGAGTCAATTATCCTTGCTATTAAAGATTTAGCGGTTTCCTCCGGTTCTGCTTGTACTTCTGCTTCTTTAGAGCCGTCATATGTTTTGCGTTCCATGGGTATCGGTGAAGAGCTTGCCCATACTTCGATTAGGTTCGGTATAGGTAGGTTTACTACCGAGCAGGAAATTAATTACGCAGTAAATTTCATATGCTCAAAAATCGATAAACTAAGGGAATTAAGCCCTCTTTGGGAAATGATGCAAGAGGGGATTGATTTGAAGAAGATTAAGTGGGCAGCACACTAA
- a CDS encoding cysteine desulfurase family protein — translation MIYLDHNATTVIDPRVKEFIISLMDKELNPSSAHSSGRFAKNIIETARLQIAAALSITLSSREYDITFTSSGTESNNLIMKNFYDSDIFISAIEHLSIYNHINYAPNIKVIRVNTQGLVDLEHLEELLSQSNATKKLVSVMMANNESGVLQDITKISEIAKKYDAKFHSDLVQGFGKIPINIKVLGLDFVTISGHKIGAGQGSSVLISNSNFQVTPIIIGGGQEKGIRSGTENVLAIAGLGLAAELITKDISKKYVKIKNLQEALEKKLKEYPNVNIVSNNVARLPNTTLITIPNTDAQVKFIGFDLRNICVSSGSACSSGKISKSHVLTNMGMNEEEAKSSIRISLSHTNTVSDIEAFIEAFEEIYNI, via the coding sequence ATGATATATTTAGACCATAATGCTACTACTGTTATTGATCCTAGGGTTAAGGAATTCATAATAAGTTTAATGGACAAGGAGCTTAACCCTTCATCAGCACATAGCTCAGGTAGATTTGCTAAGAATATCATAGAAACGGCACGCTTGCAAATAGCAGCAGCTCTTAGTATAACCTTATCATCTAGAGAATATGATATTACTTTTACGTCATCGGGAACTGAAAGTAATAATTTAATAATGAAAAATTTTTATGACAGCGATATTTTTATTTCAGCTATTGAACATTTATCGATCTATAACCACATAAACTACGCTCCAAATATTAAAGTTATAAGAGTTAACACTCAAGGTTTGGTTGATTTAGAACATCTAGAAGAGTTGTTATCTCAAAGTAATGCTACTAAAAAATTAGTTTCTGTAATGATGGCTAATAATGAAAGTGGAGTTTTACAAGATATAACCAAAATAAGTGAAATAGCTAAAAAATATGATGCAAAATTTCATAGTGATTTAGTCCAAGGATTTGGTAAAATACCTATAAATATCAAAGTATTAGGGTTAGATTTTGTGACAATTTCAGGACATAAAATAGGAGCAGGGCAGGGTAGTTCAGTTTTAATTTCTAACTCTAATTTTCAAGTTACTCCAATAATTATAGGAGGAGGGCAAGAAAAAGGAATAAGATCAGGTACTGAAAATGTTTTAGCTATTGCAGGGCTTGGGTTAGCAGCTGAATTAATAACAAAAGATATCTCAAAGAAATATGTAAAAATCAAAAACTTACAGGAAGCTTTAGAGAAAAAACTAAAAGAATACCCAAACGTAAATATTGTTAGTAATAATGTAGCGAGGTTGCCTAATACTACCTTAATTACTATACCGAATACGGATGCACAAGTGAAATTCATCGGGTTTGATTTACGTAATATTTGCGTAAGCTCCGGCTCTGCTTGTTCATCAGGAAAAATATCTAAATCACACGTATTAACCAATATGGGTATGAATGAAGAAGAGGCAAAATCCTCTATTAGGATATCTTTAAGCCATACTAATACGGTAAGTGATATAGAGGCTTTTATAGAAGCCTTTGAGGAGATATACAATATATGA
- a CDS encoding Fe-S cluster assembly transcription factor has translation MMLTTKGRYAVMAILEMASKSSAEPVTLNDISVKQNISLNYLEQIFSKLKKADLVKAIRGSKGGYILIGNLEEIKISDIMDAVNENFIMTTCYKKSVKTCMPDTIKCNSHKLWKGLGKHIRDYFENISIKDALNLNILL, from the coding sequence ATGATGCTGACGACGAAAGGAAGATATGCCGTAATGGCAATACTTGAAATGGCTTCAAAATCAAGTGCCGAACCGGTCACTTTGAATGACATTTCCGTAAAACAAAATATATCGCTTAACTATTTAGAGCAGATATTTTCTAAACTTAAAAAAGCTGATCTAGTTAAGGCTATTAGAGGATCGAAAGGGGGATATATTTTAATAGGTAACCTAGAAGAAATAAAAATTTCCGATATTATGGACGCCGTTAACGAAAATTTTATAATGACTACCTGCTATAAGAAATCGGTTAAAACTTGCATGCCTGATACAATAAAATGTAATTCGCATAAATTATGGAAAGGTCTTGGTAAGCATATTAGAGATTATTTTGAAAATATATCGATTAAAGATGCTCTAAACTTAAATATACTCCTGTGA
- a CDS encoding DUF1189 family protein, with amino-acid sequence MYLLSFILGGLNALLRQLRLSISSIEFYKDVYINYQGYGIRYLFTISFIPSIIYCIFILNYIITLKDYFNGIQSSKVTDNIEYIINQLPEIKYNNSKISVEEVEPIYLYSKNNNKIVVIDTKNQVSNKEKSKIPFVLEENKLKINLIVANTKKNFPSTVNYSEIFKQNEVILTLEIIKKYFADNLLYAPNLFIYFGMPAIILFWFVTFLLERSIIVLLVYSLANLLTTKTSIQTSIRLVMFSSGVPIILQPVIIILIPELSILLQLLQMCTTCLVFIAIWQINKSLSHYI; translated from the coding sequence CAATTAGCTCTATAGAGTTTTATAAAGACGTATATATAAACTATCAAGGATACGGAATAAGATATTTATTTACCATATCTTTTATTCCGTCAATAATTTATTGTATTTTTATATTAAATTACATAATAACTTTAAAAGATTATTTTAACGGAATACAATCATCAAAAGTTACAGACAACATTGAATATATTATCAATCAATTACCGGAAATTAAATATAATAATTCAAAAATTTCAGTTGAAGAAGTAGAGCCTATATATTTATATAGTAAAAATAACAATAAAATAGTCGTCATTGATACAAAAAATCAAGTTTCTAACAAAGAAAAAAGCAAAATACCGTTTGTACTTGAAGAGAATAAGCTGAAGATAAATTTAATTGTAGCCAATACTAAGAAAAATTTCCCAAGTACTGTTAACTATTCTGAGATATTCAAGCAAAATGAAGTAATTTTAACTCTTGAAATAATAAAAAAATATTTTGCCGATAATTTATTATATGCACCAAATTTATTTATTTATTTCGGTATGCCGGCTATTATATTATTTTGGTTTGTAACATTCTTATTAGAGAGAAGTATTATAGTTTTGTTAGTATATAGCTTAGCTAATTTACTTACTACTAAAACTTCAATACAAACTTCTATAAGGTTAGTAATGTTTTCAAGCGGAGTCCCGATAATATTACAACCGGTTATTATTATATTAATACCGGAATTAAGCATATTATTACAGCTACTACAAATGTGTACAACTTGTTTAGTATTTATCGCTATTTGGCAAATTAACAAGAGCCTATCGCACTATATATAA